Part of the Streptomyces antimycoticus genome, GCTCGACACCCATCTGCCCCAGCAGGCGCAGCACGACGGCAGACGGCTCCAGTCCGCTCTCCCCGGCGGCGTCCCGAAGGTCGACGTAGAACTGCCCGTCGGGGTACTGAGCGATCTGCTCGGCACCCCAGTGGAGAGCCACCGCGCTGGTTCCGATCCCCGGCGGCCCGTATAACAGCGCGACACGTGGCCGCCCCGCCGCGGCGCGGGTCGCCTCGCGCTTCAGTCGCCGCAAGACGGCCTGACGGTCAGTGAAATCCCTTGTGGCAGGCGGAAGTCCGGCTCCTGGGCGGAGCGCCACGTCGTCGTCTTGCAAGGTCCGCAGCAAAATGGCCCACTCGCCACCGCGCCGCGGATCCCCGCTGAGGCGCGCGTGCATCTCCCGCGCCAGCACCTCCCACCCCTCCGGGGTGGCCGGCAGCGGCGTCTCCCGCCCCAGGGTCCGTCTCACCAGTGCGCCCGTCGACAGCAGCATCTGCTTGCCCATCTCCCCGGCGGCGCCGTTCCCCACCGCGGTGAGGAATGCGGTGAGCGCACTCACCGTCACGACCTCGAACACACCAGCCCCTCCCCTGGTACCCATCCGGACCTTGGCCGGACTGTATCCCCGCAGCCACCACAGGAGACAGCCGAGTCTCGCCGACTCCGCTCGACGGCCGCCCGTCCGACCACGATAAGCGACAGACGCACAACACTTCGTCACTTCCCTCGGGATACGGAACGGGGGGGCAGTCGCGCCGCCGGTGACGAAACCCTCGCGGTGCGACGGTCGCGTTCTTGCGAGACGCTGGGAACAGGGGAGCGTGCCCGGGTAGTGGCGACGGGCCGCGGGGTCGCGCCCGGCAGTGGCGGCGCACATCCGGGGTGACCTCTGCACCGAGTGAGGAAGGCGGGCCGTGATGAGCGCTTCGGATACGGACGCCATGAGGCGGAGCCAGGGCGAGCCGGCCCCCTCTCGGCGATCACGTTGAACGTCAACGATCAGGTGCGGCGTCTCGAGGTGGATCCGCGGACCTCGCTGCTCGACGCGCTGCGCGAGCAGCTGCGCATGAGCGGGACCAAGAAGGGGTGTGATCACGGGCAGTGCGGTGCGTGCACGGTGCTGATCAACGGCCGGCGCGTCAACTCCTGTCTGACGCTCGCGGTCATGCATGAGGACGACGAGATCGTGACGATCGAGGGCCTGGGCGATCCCGACCACCTGGGCCCCATCCAACGGGCCTTCGTCGAGCGTGACGGCTTCCAGTGCGGCTACTGCACTCCCGGCCAGATCTGTTCGGCCGTCGGCATGCTCGCCGAGGTGGCCGCGGGCTGGCCCAGCCACGCCACCGCCGACGTGTCCGCGCCGCGGATCACCTTGACCGATGAGGAGATCCGCGAGCGGATGAGCGGCAACATCTGCCGGTGCGCCGCCTATCCGAACATCGTCGCGGCCATCCGCGACAGCGCGGAGGGAGGCCCGCGATGAGGTCCTTCACCTACGAGCGGGCGACGGACACACAGGACGCCGTCACCGCCGTGGCGCGATCCGGCGCGAAGTTCATCAGCGGCGGCACCAATCTGCTCGACCTGATGAAGCTCGACATCGAGGATCCCAGCCATCTGGTGGACATCAGCAGGCTTCCGCTGCGGGACATCGAGGAGCTGCCGGACGGCGGGCTGCGCATCGGCGCCCAGACGCGGAATTCCGACGTGGCCGCCGATGCCCGGGTGCGCACGCGCTATCCGGTGCTGTCGGAGGCGCTGGTATCGGGGGCCTCGGGCCAGTTGCGCAACAAGGCGTCCACCGGCGGAAATCTGCTGCAGCGCACGCGCTGTCCCTACTTCTACGACACGGCCGCGGGCTGCAACAAGCGGACCCCCGGATCCGGCTGCGCGGCGATCGGGGGGTTCAACCGGATACACGCGATCCTCGGCGCCAGCGACTCCTGCATCGCCACCCACCCCTCGGACATGGCCGTCGCGATGGCCACGCTCGACGCGGAGATCGAGCTGCTCCGGGCCGACGGCTCGGTGCGCCGCGTCGCCATCACGGACTTCTACCGGCTGCCGGGCGACACCCCGAACATCGAGACCGTGCTGGCTCCCGATGAGATGATCACGGCCGTGGCGCTGCCCTCGCCCCCGCCCGGTCGGCAGCTCTACCGCAAGGTGCGCGACCGGGCGTCGTACGAGTTCGCGCTGGTCTCGGTGGCGGCCATCGTCTCGGCCGGTCAGGGAACGATCAGCGAGGCACGCGTGGCATTCGGTGGAGTGGCGCACAAGCCGTGGCGGTCCGTCGAGGCGGAGGACGCGCTGACGGGCCGTCCGGCCACGATGGCCACCTACCGCGACGCGGCCGAGGCGGCGATGCGCGACGCGGTCGGGCGGGGTGACAACGACTTCAAGATCGAGCTGGCCAAGCGCACGCTGTGCCGCACGCTGGCGCAAGCGGCCCAGCCGAGCTGAGGAGGCGAGATGATCGGGCAAGCCATGCAGCGTGTCGACGGCCCGCTGAAGGTCGCCGGCCGGGCCGCCTACGCCTACGAGCACTGGGAGGCCGGCCAACCGCTCTACGGGTTCATCGTCGGCGCGACGATCGGCAAGGGCCGCATCATCGAGATCGACTCCGGGGACGCCGAAGGCGCACCCGGAGTGCGCATGGTGATGACGCATCGCAACGCCCCGAGCAGGGCATCCGCGATGAGTCCATTCCGTTCGAATACTGGCGCGCCCAGCCGGTGCTGACCGGCCCGGACATCCACTACTACGGCGAGCCGGTGGCACTGGTCGTCGCCGAGACCTTCGAGCAGGCCCGGGCGGCGGCCGAGCTCGTCGAGGTGGAGTACGCGGGCGGACGGGGGCGCTTCGCCTTCGCCGAGCACGAAGGTGAGGCGTACGTCCCGAAAACGGTCAACGCCGGACTGCCCACGGACACGTCGGTGGGCGATTTCGATGCCGGATTCGCCGACGCGGCGGTCAAGGTCGACCAGCACTACACGACGCCGTATGGGCT contains:
- a CDS encoding FAD binding domain-containing protein; its protein translation is MRSFTYERATDTQDAVTAVARSGAKFISGGTNLLDLMKLDIEDPSHLVDISRLPLRDIEELPDGGLRIGAQTRNSDVAADARVRTRYPVLSEALVSGASGQLRNKASTGGNLLQRTRCPYFYDTAAGCNKRTPGSGCAAIGGFNRIHAILGASDSCIATHPSDMAVAMATLDAEIELLRADGSVRRVAITDFYRLPGDTPNIETVLAPDEMITAVALPSPPPGRQLYRKVRDRASYEFALVSVAAIVSAGQGTISEARVAFGGVAHKPWRSVEAEDALTGRPATMATYRDAAEAAMRDAVGRGDNDFKIELAKRTLCRTLAQAAQPS
- a CDS encoding 2Fe-2S iron-sulfur cluster-binding protein, coding for MNVNDQVRRLEVDPRTSLLDALREQLRMSGTKKGCDHGQCGACTVLINGRRVNSCLTLAVMHEDDEIVTIEGLGDPDHLGPIQRAFVERDGFQCGYCTPGQICSAVGMLAEVAAGWPSHATADVSAPRITLTDEEIRERMSGNICRCAAYPNIVAAIRDSAEGGPR